A stretch of DNA from Fibrobacter sp. UWB11:
AGGTGCGCGTTACCATTTTCAAGGAATCCGGCGATGGTTTTGGAGGTGCCTTGGCTACAGGAGGCGTTGGCGCTGGTGGTGCTGGTGGTGCTTCTACAATGGGTTCTGCGGTAGCCACGGGCGCTGTTTCCACGATGGGGGGCGGATCCGGTTCTGGAGGTGTTTCTTCAACCGGTTTTTCAACGACTTTCGGGATTATTTTGCTCCGTACGACTTTCTTTTCAATTTTGGGCGCTTCAGGAGGTGGGGGAGGTGGCGCAATATAAACCTGTTCCGCATGAATTACGGGGGAATCTGCGCGATGTACAGGAATTTCTTTCTTTTGGAATAGCGGATTTAAGAGGGTTGCGACATGGATAAGGATTGCAACAGCAAGCCCGACATAAAAGGCCTTGTTGAAAGACAGTGCTGAGTAAATCCGTTTGCGAGTCATTTTTTCATCACTTTGGTGGTCACTTTAGGACGTGTAAAAATAAATCCAAATGGACGTCTTTTTCTACTCTAAAAGGGTCTTAATCAATCCGATTAGACACGGGTAACTTTTCGTCATTCTAAGCATAGCGAAGACAACTCAGCAGGCGAGAGTTGCGACAACGCTTGCGTTGTCATAACCGAGTCAAAAAGTTGGAGCTTTAGCCCAATCCAGTCATATTTAGCACTGGATCCTTCACGCTACGCGTTCAGGATGACGTAACGTAAACAAGTATGGCGCACCGTTCGGCACGCCATCCCCGCTTCTATTGTAGTCTGGGTTTTTCGAAGAAGTCCTAAAGCACCCACAGCGCAATACGGTAAACTATAAACGCCAAGCCGAGCGAAATTGCAAAGTAGTAACCCGCAATCGCAAGCATCCACTTAAGGGAATGCGTTTCACGATACGTTGTACCCATTGCAAGTACACAAGGGATATTGAACATCGATGCAAAAATAAATGCAAGAGCTTCCGGGATGGTCACCACGGCACGCATCATTTCGCCAAGATTTGCACCCGCCGCATTACGGGCAACAAGCGAGAACGCATCCGTTGTACTCGAGAAGACAACGCTCATCACGCCAAGCGACGCTTCCTTGCTAAAGATTCCGCCGATATACGAAATAAACAGTTGCCAGCGCATACCGAAAATCTGCGTAAACGGTTCAATCGCATTGCCAATGGTGTAAAGTACGCTATGTTCCACATTTCCATCTTTCGAATACGAAATAAGCCAGAACAAGAGGGACACAAACCAAATAACTGCAATCGCCTTCTTGAAAACCGCCCAGACATTGCGAGCAACCGTCTTGAGCAAAATTTTCCAATGCGGCTTGTGGTACGGCGGGAGTTCCATAATCATGCCCACGCGTTCATTCACCGGCATCAGCTTGTTTCCAAAAAGTTTAGACGAGAGCCAGAACGATGCAAAAATCATCGCTACATAAACCAAGCCAAACAGCGGAGCCGCCGAGCCAAAGAAAACGGAAGCAAGGAAAAGCACTACGGCAACTTTTGAGCCGCACGGGATCGACCACAAAAGCACCATCGCAAACAAGCGCTGTCCACGTGTATCTAGCACGCGCGTACCGCAAACGGCGCCGCCCGTGCAAGCAAGCCCCGATACCAAAGGCATAAACGCCTTGCCATGCAATCCAAGCCGTGAAAGCCACGAATCAAACACATACGAAGATCTCGCCAAGTAGCCCGTATCTTCCATCAAGCCAAATGTCACGAGAATCGCAAAGACAAAGCTCATCATGGCGACAGTCACAGATAGACCGCCAATGATAACGCTATTGATAAACGACGCTACAGAGGGCCACCAGCCAAGCGATTCACAGACACGATTCACAAACGGTTCCGCACCCCCCTGAAGGCCAAAGCAACCCATAATAATCGGAACTGCGATCATCATGCTTACCGCAAGTGTAATCACCAAAATGAAGAACGCGACAAACTTTCCCCAAATGCGATGCGTTGCAATCTTATCAAATCTGGAAAGTTTTATTGTTTTTTCGTTAGCCGAAGCGACTTCGCGGAGCGTTTCCGAAATAAAGCGGTACTTCGCTTCGCCCGTGATAAGCCCGCCATTCGAGCCTTCTGCCTCAAGGACATTCTGAATCTCTCGCCAAAGTTCCGGATTGATCGCTGCTTTAACTTCTGCACAGACAAGCACATCATTTTCCAAGAGCTTTGACACAATCCAGAACTTTTCACGATTACCGAAGTCTAGGTAATCAAGCAGCTTTTCGAGTTTCAAGATTGGCGAGGATTCGCGACCATCCGATACATTCGCCAAAGCTATTTCACGAATTTTTGTCGATGAAATTTTAGCAGGTTTTTCAACCGCCCTTTTCAAAATTTCAAAGAATTTCGAATAGCCTTCTAAATCCGATGCGGTAAAGCCAAGCACCGGAATGTTCAAAAGCTTTTCGATTTTCTGGACGTCAATCTTTTTGCCCTTCTGCTCGGCCACATCCATCATGTTGAGCACAAGCATCACCGGGCTTTTCACGCCCGCAAAATCTGCAAGCATGTAAAGGCTGCGTTCCAGCTGCGACGCGTCAACGATAATGCAGACAATGTCGGCATAACCATGCTCAATGTAAGTACGCGTCACAACTTCTTCGGCAGAGTTTGCCGTAAGCCCATAGCTACCCGGCAAATCGACAACGCGGTAAAGTTCTTCGCCCTGCGTAAAAAAGCCTTCCGCCCTTTCCACCGTTTTTCCGGGCCAGTTACCGACATGCTGATGCGAACCCGTCAATGCATTAAAAAGAGTGGACTTGCCGGAATTCGGCTGTCCCAGCAAAGCAATCGTTCTCATGCCTTCTCCACGTCAATCTGCATACATTCTTTGCGGTTAATCGCAATCATCGTATCGTGCGAATACACAAGAATCGGTGAACGTCCATCATTTTGCAGCACTAAAAACGGACTGCTCGGAGGAAGTCCCATTGACACGACACGGGAAACAAAACGGGAATCCCCGTTAATCTTTTGAATCAAACCTTTTTGATTTTCCTGCAATTCAGACAAACACATTCTTACAAACTCCTTCTATCTAAAACTGTAGCGAATCTTTGTTGCAAAACTCCTACCCGGTTTACTTTCACCAAACTTATCGTACGATTCGCTATCCGTGATGTTATCGACTTCAAAGCTCCAGCCCAGTTTATTATCCCAAATGGAATATTCAACGCCCACGTCCTGCGTGAACGAGGCTTCAATTTTACGATTCTGGCGGGAGCTAATTTTCCAGCCGTAGAAATATTCATCCGTATAATTTGCAGACCACCAGACTTTCAAGAAGTCTTCTTTGCCAAACAAATCGCCAATATGGAATTCCGCAAGATAGTTCATAAAGAATCGCGGAATGTTAGGCACAATCGCCTTCTTGGGAACGCCCTGTTTTGCCGTATATTTCATGTTACGCAAGTCCTGGAAAGTCCAGTTTGTCCCGAGCAAAAACCATTCATTGACATCCAACTTCACATCACCTTCGTAACCCCAGGCACGAATCGGATTCATGTTAAAGTAAGGCGTAGACATCTGTGCCGAACCCATGTAATGGATTTTATCCTTGTAGTACGAATAAAACACATCACCATCAAAGCGGAGCCTTGTCACAAGCGGCAATTCCTGCAAGTCTACAGAAATTCCAAAGTTGAAGTTATCAGCCTGTTCAGGCTTGAGGCTTGTCGCCGCGCTCACGCGAATGCCGTCGCCAAAGAGTTCTTCAGGAGTCGGCAAGCGCACAGCATGCTGATACGAAGCCTTCACAGAAAGTGGCTTTGCCACCTTGAACATCAAACTTTCATCGTAACTGAAATCATTGTAATCATTCGATTCCACCGCAGGTTCAATCAGAAGGCTCGTCGGCATATTGGAAATTTCAGCCTTCATGTAATGGAACTTGAAACCGAGAAGATTTTGGAGGCGAGATTCAAAGAAATTATTTTCAAGAGAAAGTCCCGTCGTTATCGAGAAAACTTCTCCCGGAAGCCCCGCCGTGTTAAACTGGGCCATTTTTGCGCCGTAGTCGTCCTCAGGATTTTCCTTGTGGTACTTGATGAGTGTATTCCAATAAATCTTTTGATCCTTAATAAACAGGTAATCAAAATTCAGCAAGTTATTGAAATCATACACCTGCACCGTGCGCAATCTCGGAAGTCCCATAGACACGAGTTCGCCCACATTCTTTTGCGCCGTATCGCAGCTAAACCAGTTGCGGCAATGGACTCGGCTCGTATCGATGATTTTATTTTCTGCAAAACCGAACGAAAAATAATCACCGAAATTCAAGTTTTTCGCAAAGAAATTTTTCTTGTCTAGTCCAAAAGAAGCACCGAAATTATAGCCTTCGGAGGTTGATTCCTTAATGCGATTTTCAATCCCCTGAATCTGCTTGTCAAACGTGCCAAAGCTTGCACCGAGTGAAATCTGGTCAAACCAGGCGTTCATCAAATTCGCAAAAGCCTGCACATTGTAAGAGGTGTAATGGTCATGATCACGAACAACACTCGTATCCGCGCCAGTAGAGCTCTTCATGTATGGAGCTGTAAATTCGTAATCGTTATCGGAATGGTTAAAGTAACCAGACACGCCAATTTCAAGGCTTGTAGCACCCGCAATGCTATCAATCAAATGACTTGCGGAAACTGACACTTTGTGCGTATTGAAGCTCGAAAAACTGTAAGAAGCGTCTACAGAATTTGTCGGGCGTTTTTTAGTCACAATGTTAATGGCACCGCCCGCGCCGTCTGTCGCAAAACGCGCCGGAATATAGCCCTTATAAACTTCGATATCTGCAATCTGGTCAATAGGAATATCGTCAAGTCCCAAATTTCCCTGCGTTTCGACAGGAACGCCGTTGACAAGCACCTTGATGTTCTTGCCTTCCATGCCGCGGATATTGATTTTGCCTTCGCTACCCATTCCGCCAGACTTACGCACTTTCACGCCAGACGCAGAATTAATCGCCTTAGAAACGCTCTTGCTCGTATTTTGCAATTCTGCGGCATCAATCGTAGAGACTGTTTCAACCTGTTTTGCAATGGCCGCCTGCTCCGCTTCAGATTCCGTCTCGACCGAGAGTAAATCCAGCTTTGTCACGTCTTCGGAACTTGTGGAAGCGCCCGCAGCATTTACTTCAGAAGCGCCACCATTGGGAGCATCAGTCGCATTGCTTTCCGCGACGGGTTCATCAAAATCTTCGAACGAAGTAACTTCGTCATCCTGCGCATAAGCAGAAACAACGGCAAATGCCGCAAAAGCGGCAAAAACAGTAGCAAACTTACGAATATTCATCTTCAATAAAACCCAGAACTACTTTTTACAAGAAGGAGATTCCCGGTCAAGCCGGGAATAACACAACACTGTCATGCCCGCCTCCGAACGGGCATCTCCAATTCATTACTTCAGCGGAACAATCCACATCGGGATCTGTTCAGACTTGGCAATCTTTTCAGCCTTATCCGTCTTCGGATCATAGCGGAAGTATGCATTGTCATCTTCTTCAGTAGAGACCGCAAAAATTACGTTGCCATCATCTTCCACATACTTGCCGTAGCTTGCCCAGCTCGAAGAATAACCAATCGGCAAAGCCTTGATTTTCTTGTTGGCAAGGTCAATCTGCACCGGCTTGCAAGTGTTATTGTGATAGCTATCCATATCCGTCCAGGTCTGCTGCAAATCGACCATCACGTTCAAGAAAGAATAGACATAGCCATCTTCCGACGGATACGTTGCCGGAGAGAGGTACTTGAAATTATCCTTCTTTGTAATGCCATCAATAGCGACATCCTTCGTGATGTACCAGGCATAATCCTTGTCAAACTTGGTTTCACCCACCTTGATACGGAGGAAGCCATCAACCTGGCCCGGAGCGTAGCCCCAAGAAGCATTACTGTAGCAGTAGATGTAACCGTCAAGCACCGTAAACGCCTGGTTCTGGGAGTCATCCAAGGAACCCACGGCAGCAACGCGGTCATCCTTAGCAACAGCGACGACTTCGTCCTTCTTGACATCGATAATGGCGACCTGAGCTTCGTTACCCGTAGCATAATCGCTCACGTTCTGCAAGAGACCCACATAGAGGCGACCGTCAACAATCACGCCAGTTCCCGGGCTCACCACGAGAGCGTCCTTATCCTTGTACTTGGAAAGGTCAATGGCGCCCGTCTTCTTCATGGTTTTCGGGTTGATGATGATCAAGGAATCAAGCATACCGCCCAAATAAGCCTTTTCATCGTTGACAAAATAAATGTGGTTTACCCAAGTTCCCGGGAGAGAGAGCTTTGCGGTCACCTTGCCAAGCTTGTTGTTTTCAGCCAAGCTGTAACGAGAAATAGAACCAACATCCAAATCAGCGATGAACAGGGAATTATCGTAATAGACAACACCTGCACGCGTACCGACTTCAACAAAGTCCTTGCCCAAATCATCCGTGTGATCGAGGGACATCGTGCCGATAAACATCGTTTCGCCCGTCGAAATGGAAGTCGCAAATTCGCGCTTGTAATCATCCGAATTAGAGCTTGCGTTGCTCGAAGAATCGCTACCGCAGGCAGCAAAAAGGCTTGCCGCAAAAGTAAGTGCAATGAGTTTTTTATTCATACATGACTCCTAGTGTTTATACACCTTTCAAGTTTCGCCCGCATTTTAGAAATCCCAAAAGACCGCCTCAACTCCAAATGGACTCAAATCAATCCAAAAAGTTAGATATGACTAATATAACCTTTAAAACAAGACATCAATAAATTAAAATTGGTGCGAAAAACAAACAGAAGGTAACTATGAGTGTTTTCAAAAGACTAACACCTTATATGCAATCGCGAAAAATTTTATATCCGTTTGCACTTTTATTTTCATCACTGAGTTCCATCGCAGGGATCGCTCCCTTTATATATGTATGGCTCATCGTCCGTGAATTATTCGCAGACACAAGTAAAATTTCATACGATATGGTCAAGCATTACGCATTGATGGC
This window harbors:
- a CDS encoding energy transducer TonB; its protein translation is MTRKRIYSALSFNKAFYVGLAVAILIHVATLLNPLFQKKEIPVHRADSPVIHAEQVYIAPPPPPPEAPKIEKKVVRSKIIPKVVEKPVEETPPEPDPPPIVETAPVATAEPIVEAPPAPPAPTPPVAKAPPKPSPDSLKMVTRTYLRSLKKQLEQIKDYPATAKRLKQEGTVRVRFTILADGKIEQIEVSESSRYSSLDNSALEAVTNMGKFDPIPKLLEKERWRIEIPIQYKLNAGRS
- the feoB gene encoding ferrous iron transport protein B — encoded protein: MRTIALLGQPNSGKSTLFNALTGSHQHVGNWPGKTVERAEGFFTQGEELYRVVDLPGSYGLTANSAEEVVTRTYIEHGYADIVCIIVDASQLERSLYMLADFAGVKSPVMLVLNMMDVAEQKGKKIDVQKIEKLLNIPVLGFTASDLEGYSKFFEILKRAVEKPAKISSTKIREIALANVSDGRESSPILKLEKLLDYLDFGNREKFWIVSKLLENDVLVCAEVKAAINPELWREIQNVLEAEGSNGGLITGEAKYRFISETLREVASANEKTIKLSRFDKIATHRIWGKFVAFFILVITLAVSMMIAVPIIMGCFGLQGGAEPFVNRVCESLGWWPSVASFINSVIIGGLSVTVAMMSFVFAILVTFGLMEDTGYLARSSYVFDSWLSRLGLHGKAFMPLVSGLACTGGAVCGTRVLDTRGQRLFAMVLLWSIPCGSKVAVVLFLASVFFGSAAPLFGLVYVAMIFASFWLSSKLFGNKLMPVNERVGMIMELPPYHKPHWKILLKTVARNVWAVFKKAIAVIWFVSLLFWLISYSKDGNVEHSVLYTIGNAIEPFTQIFGMRWQLFISYIGGIFSKEASLGVMSVVFSSTTDAFSLVARNAAGANLGEMMRAVVTIPEALAFIFASMFNIPCVLAMGTTYRETHSLKWMLAIAGYYFAISLGLAFIVYRIALWVL
- a CDS encoding FeoA family protein, producing MCLSELQENQKGLIQKINGDSRFVSRVVSMGLPPSSPFLVLQNDGRSPILVYSHDTMIAINRKECMQIDVEKA
- a CDS encoding TonB-dependent siderophore receptor, translating into MNIRKFATVFAAFAAFAVVSAYAQDDEVTSFEDFDEPVAESNATDAPNGGASEVNAAGASTSSEDVTKLDLLSVETESEAEQAAIAKQVETVSTIDAAELQNTSKSVSKAINSASGVKVRKSGGMGSEGKINIRGMEGKNIKVLVNGVPVETQGNLGLDDIPIDQIADIEVYKGYIPARFATDGAGGAINIVTKKRPTNSVDASYSFSSFNTHKVSVSASHLIDSIAGATSLEIGVSGYFNHSDNDYEFTAPYMKSSTGADTSVVRDHDHYTSYNVQAFANLMNAWFDQISLGASFGTFDKQIQGIENRIKESTSEGYNFGASFGLDKKNFFAKNLNFGDYFSFGFAENKIIDTSRVHCRNWFSCDTAQKNVGELVSMGLPRLRTVQVYDFNNLLNFDYLFIKDQKIYWNTLIKYHKENPEDDYGAKMAQFNTAGLPGEVFSITTGLSLENNFFESRLQNLLGFKFHYMKAEISNMPTSLLIEPAVESNDYNDFSYDESLMFKVAKPLSVKASYQHAVRLPTPEELFGDGIRVSAATSLKPEQADNFNFGISVDLQELPLVTRLRFDGDVFYSYYKDKIHYMGSAQMSTPYFNMNPIRAWGYEGDVKLDVNEWFLLGTNWTFQDLRNMKYTAKQGVPKKAIVPNIPRFFMNYLAEFHIGDLFGKEDFLKVWWSANYTDEYFYGWKISSRQNRKIEASFTQDVGVEYSIWDNKLGWSFEVDNITDSESYDKFGESKPGRSFATKIRYSFR